A portion of the Sulfuriferula sp. AH1 genome contains these proteins:
- a CDS encoding class I SAM-dependent methyltransferase produces the protein MTDRLNDLTPLLHDGMRILEIGCAEGELGRRIKAIANVEYTGIELSEDALVAMRWLDHVSRHAAAALEDGPYDLILSFHVLEHIPDIHAELGHWSRLLKPSGKLVVEVPNEAGHPLLSWDANAEHIHQFTMTSLSELLHQAGFSIQQLTSGHFESAVYSDSLRAQAYLRTDAQTRRNQLIAKFKTTFPDKFVIYGIGGDFNNYVAPLLLELSAAALVDTDTTRHGVRMAGYRIEAFNPVKFTGLPILVTSLRYQTEIRAALQEQGVPSHTIYGLDAIFG, from the coding sequence ATGACCGACCGGCTGAATGATCTGACACCGCTATTGCATGATGGCATGCGGATACTGGAAATCGGATGCGCCGAGGGAGAGCTGGGGAGGCGTATCAAGGCAATTGCAAATGTCGAATATACCGGAATAGAGCTTTCGGAAGATGCGCTGGTTGCCATGCGATGGCTGGATCATGTCAGCCGCCATGCTGCAGCGGCATTGGAGGACGGCCCTTATGATCTGATACTTTCCTTTCATGTGCTTGAACATATTCCGGATATCCACGCCGAACTCGGGCATTGGTCGCGGCTATTGAAGCCATCGGGAAAGCTGGTCGTGGAAGTGCCAAACGAAGCAGGGCACCCATTGTTGTCATGGGATGCCAATGCCGAACATATCCATCAATTCACCATGACCTCATTATCCGAGTTACTTCATCAGGCAGGGTTTTCGATTCAGCAATTAACGTCAGGGCATTTTGAATCCGCCGTCTATTCCGACAGCTTGCGCGCCCAGGCTTATTTGCGCACAGATGCACAAACGCGGCGCAATCAGTTGATTGCCAAATTCAAGACCACTTTCCCTGATAAATTCGTTATCTACGGTATCGGCGGCGATTTCAACAACTACGTCGCTCCGCTTCTTCTTGAGTTGTCAGCCGCCGCCCTCGTCGATACCGATACAACCCGACATGGAGTGCGTATGGCAGGCTATCGGATTGAAGCGTTTAATCCGGTAAAATTTACCGGGCTGCCCATCCTGGTAACCAGCTTGCGCTATCAAACCGAGATCAGGGCCGCATTACAAGAACAAGGCGTGCCATCCCACACAATTTATGGCCTTGACGCTATTTTCGGATGA